In the Puntigrus tetrazona isolate hp1 chromosome 9, ASM1883169v1, whole genome shotgun sequence genome, one interval contains:
- the ccnt2a gene encoding cyclin-T2a: MAACRGSSSKWFFTREQLENTPSRRCGMEPDRELSYRQQAANLIQDMGQRLNVSQLTINTAIVYMHRFYMYHSFTKFHRNTISPTTLFLAAKVEEQPRKLEHVIKVAHACLNPQEPPLDTKSNAYLQQAQELVILETIVLQTLGFEITIEHPHTDVVKCSQLVRASKDLAQTSYFMATNSLHLTTFCLQYKPTVIACVCIHLACKWSNWEIPVSTDGKHWWEYVDSSVTLELLDELTHEFLQILEKTPSRLKRIRNWRATQAAKKPKSDGQASDSNSLAGPSLTQDMSLMDALPGVSTNTAFSKASTSFPVTLPSNSSSSLSLDSIANMQGTSYTYTAPSDWPQDQVRSDQYSVKQLPPHSSMHPHRPDKSAEFNPAKHEHKASGGAKHQATAYPPPAAPTQKMSLDKYREKHAAELAVQKRRQEQQIVETEAYGAQTDHRKHLPQLSHGQQGAGATTASPLKMKLPVSGQDKLQDKRDKGSSIKLRLPVPSQSEKGGSSKEELKMKIKVSSERHSSSDEGAAKSKHSSPLVSKEKHRDHSAHRHHHKHGHSHTHSGNGRSSLEAPASGSALRSPIGSGGDGTSSASSSSRKRVNPEASHNHHSKKNKSSKGGAGGLRTSQHPSETGQETSGEPWP; this comes from the exons ATGGCGGCGTGCCGGGGATCATCGTCCAAATGGTTTTTTACCCGGGAACAGCTCGAAAACACCCCGTCCCGCCGCTGCGGAATGGAGCCAGACAGAGAGCTGTCTTATCGACAGCAAGCCGCGAATCTTATTCAGGACATGGGCCAGAGACTAAATGT TTCTCAACTCACAATAAATACTGCCATTGTTTACATGCACAGATTTTATATGTACCACTCTTTCACCAAATTCCACAGAAAT accATCTCCCCAACAACATTATTTCTGGCTGCAAAAGTTGAAGAGCAACCACGGAAACTCGAACACGTCATTAAAGTAGCTCATGCATGTTTAAACCCCCAGGAGCCTCCACTGGATACAAAGAGTAAT GCATACCTCCAGCAAGCTCAAGAGCTGGTGATACTTGAAACCATAGTGCTGCAGACTTTAG GCTTTGAAATAACAATTGAACATCCACACACTGATGTAGTGAAATGTTCCCAGCTAGTGCGAG CAAGCAAGGATCTGGCACAGACTTCCTATTTCATGGCTACCAACAG TCTGCACCTCACCACCTTCTGCTTGCAGTACAAGCCCACAGTCATCGCCTGCGTCTGCATTCACCTGGCCTGCAAGTGGTCCAACTGGGAGATTCCTGTTTCTACCGATGGAAAGCACTGGTGGGAGTATGTGGACAGCTCAGTTACACTTGAACTTCTTGACG AACTCACCCACGAGTTTCTGCAAATATTAGAGAAGACACCCAGCAGGTTGAAGAGGATTCGTAACTGGCGA gCTACACAAGCTGCTAAGAAGCCCAAATCAGATGGTCAGGCCTCAGACAGCAACTCTTTAGCGGGACCTTCATTAACCCAGGACATGTCCTTGATGGATGCCCTTCCCGGGGTATCTACAAACACAGCATTCTCCAAAGCCTCAACGTCTTTCCCAGTGACCCTGCCAAGCAACTCAAGCAGCAGTCTTTCTCTTGATTCCATTGCCAACATGCAGGGAACCTCATACACTTACACCGCCCCCAGTGACTGGCCTCAGGACCAAGTGCGCTCAGACCAGTATTCTGTCAAACAGCTTCCCCCACACAGTTCTATGCACCCACACCGGCCTGACAAAAGCGCAGAGTTCAACCCTGCCAAACATGAACACAAGGCCAGCGGCGGGGCGAAGCACCAGGCCACGGCCTATCCTCCACCTGCAGCACCTACACAGAAAATGTCTCTGGACAAGTACAGGGAGAAACATGCTGCTGAGCTGGCTGTGCAGAAACGCAGGCAAGAGCAGCAGATCGTGGAGACAGAGGCATATGGTGCTCAGACGGATCACCGCAAGCACCTGCCCCAGCTGTCTCATGGGCAGCAGGGAGCAGGAGCCACCACTGCCTCACCCCTGAAGATGAAGCTGCCCGTCTCTGGGCAGGACAAGCTCCAGGACAAACGTGACAAAGGGAGTTCTATAAAACTGCGTCTTCCGGTCCCCTCACAGAGCGAGAAGGGGGGATCAAGTAAGGAggagctaaaaatgaaaataaaggtcTCCTCTGAGCGGCATAGCTCCTCTGACGAGGGTGCTGCAAAGAGCAAACATTCCAGCCCGCTTGTGAGCAAGGAGAAACACAGAGACCACTCAGCCCATCGTCACCATCATAAACATGGCCACTCACACACGCATAGTGGCAACGGCAGGAGCAGCCTTGAGGCGCCTGCATCTGGTTCGGCCCTCCGGAGCCCAATAGGTTCTGGTGGGGATGGCACAAGCTCAGCTTCCAGTTCTTCACGCAAGAGGGTGAACCCCGAAGCCAGCCACAATCACCACTCCAAAAAGAACAAGAGCTCCAAAGGCGGTGCAG GTGGGCTACGGACATCTCAGCACCCTAGTGAAACTGGACAGGAAACCAGTGGAGAGCCATGGCCTTGA